ACATGCAGCACGAGCTGGTGTCGCTTCAGGAGCGCATGAAAAAAACCATCGTGTTCATCACCCACGATCTCGACGAGGCGCTGCAGCTCGGCGACCGCATCGTGCTGATGAAGGACGGGCGCGTGGTGCAGATCGGCACGTCTGAGGACATCCTCAACAATCCGGCCAACGCCTACGTCGAACGTTTCGTGGAAAACGTGGACATGTCGCGCGTGCTCACGGCGCGCTCGGTGCTGGCGCGCGCACGCGTGGTGGCGTTCCCGAACGACGGCCCGCGCACGGTGTTGCACAAGATGAACGAGGAAAACTACACCAGCATCATTGCGGTGAAGCGCGATTACACCCTGCTCGGCACCCTCGACCTGGAAGCGGTTTCCGAAGCCGCCAGGGCCGGGCAAAAGACCATCGACGGCCTCATCCACGAAACGCCCTCGGTCAGTCCCGACGAGCCGCTGATGAACATCATCAACATCCTCGCCGACTGGCCCTACACGCTCCCCGTCACCGACGAGCAGAACAAACTGCTCGGCATCGTCACCCGCACCGGCGTGATGTCCGCACTGTCCGAGAACAACAACAGCACGGAAGAATCGCCCGCTGAAGAAAGGAGTGGCGTCGCATGAATGACATTCCCAAATTTCCGCTTGCGCATCTCATCGACATCGGCCTCGACTGGCTGACCACCCACTTCGCCTTCATCACCAAGGCGCTCAGTCACGCCACGTCGATCGCCATCGACGCCATCGTCCACGGTCTGCTGTATCTGCCGCCATGGCTGCTCATCATCGCCGTGGCACTGCTTGGCTGGCGCGTCGCCGGACGCCGCGTCGGCATCCTCACCGCCGCCGGCCTGCTGTTCCTCTGGAATCTGCGGCTGTGGGAACCGACGATCGAGACCTTCACCCTGGTGCTGATCTCCACGCTGATCGCCGTCGCGATCGGCCTGCCGCTGGGCATCGCCGCCGCACTCAATCGCGGCGTGTACCGGGTGGTCATGCCGATCCTCGATTTCATGCAGACCATGCCGGCGTTCGTCTACCTGATTCCGGCCATTCCATTCTTCGGCCTGGGCGCCGTGTCCGCCAGCGTGGCCACGGTGATCTTCTCGACGCCCCCGGCCATCCGCCTCACCACCCTGGGCATCAATCAGGTACCCGCCGATCTCATCGAAGCCGCCGATGCGTTCGGTTCCACCCGCTGGCAAAAGCTGTTCAAGGTGCAGCTGCCGATGGCCGTTCCCACCATCATGGCCGGCGTCAACCAGACCATCATGCTCGCACTGTCCATGGTGGTTATCGCGGCTATGATCGGCGCCGGCGGCCTCGGCGGCGAGGTCTGGAAGGCGATTCAGCGCCTCGAACCCGGCAAGGGATTCGAGTCCGGCCTCGCCATCGTGATCCTGGCCATGATCCTGGACCGGATCACGCAGCGCATCGGCCGCCGCTCACATTCATCCGCCAACAAATAAACAAGCAGGAGAAGACAATGAATCGAATGACAACCTTATCCCGCTTCGCCCTGGCAGGCCTGTTCGTCGCCCTCGCGGCGCTCGCCGGCTGCTCCAAGTCGGAGAACAACAAGACCAACGGCAAACAGGAAAGCGAAATGGCTGCGCCGCAGGAAGGCTCGCAGTCCAAGAACATCCGACTGGTGTACGTCGAATGGTCCAGCTGCGTCGCGGCAACCGACGTGGTCAAGGCCGTGCTCGAGGATCAGGGCTTTAACGTCACCACCACCTCGGTGAGCGCCGCCGCCATGTACGCCGCCATCGCCGACGGCGACGCCGACGCCATGGTCTGCGCCTGGCTGCCCAGCACGCAGGCGAACTACTACGCCAAGACCAAGGACAAGCTGGTCAACCTCGGCCCGAACATGGTCGGCACCCAGCTCGGCCTGGTCGTACCCGACTACGTGACCATCGACTCCATTCCGCAGCTCAAGGACAACGCGTCCAAGTTCGACGACCGCATCGTCGGCATCGATCCGGGCGCCGGTGAAATGGGCCTGACCCAGAAGGTGATCAAGGACTACGACCTGCCCCTGAAGCTCATCAGCGGCAGCGGCGCCACCATGACCGCCGCCCTCAAGAGCGCGATCGACAACCACCAGTGGATCGTGGTCACCGGCTGGACCCCGCACTGGATGTGGGCGCGCTGGGATCTCAAGTACCTCAAGGATCCGAAAGGCATCTACGGTACTGCCGAGAACATCGACACCCTGGTCCGCGAAGGCCTGAAGAAGGACATGCCCAAGGCATACAAGATCCTCGACGCCTTCAACTGGAAGCCGGCCGACATGCAGAAGGTCATGGCCTGGAACCAGGAGGCCAACGCGAATGCATCCGAAGATGCCCAGCGCTGGGTCAAGGAAAACCCCAAGCTCGTATCCAGCTGGTTGCAGTAACCGGCTGTCGCGAGTTGCCCGGGCCGGCTGCGGCCGGCCCGCTTTCTCCGGCGGCAAGCGCCGCCAGTTCCCATCAGTCACCGTCGATGCGGCGCTTACGCGGCATCCGAACGACTGTGCCCATCGTCCGCGATGGGATCCCAACATCTACAACACTGTACTGAGTAAGGAGTCATACACATGAAAACAAGCAACCGACTCGTGCGATCTATCGCCCTGGGGGTACTGCCCCTGTCGTTCACCCTCGCCGCGCCTTCCGCCTCCGCTGCCGCTGACACCTCGCTGAAGATCGGCGGCGCACTGCGCTACAACTACGTGCTCAAGTATTACGACTATCAGCAGCACGACCGCCTGGGCGACATCGACTTCGACACCTTCCGCTTCAACGTGGACGGTCACTACAACAAGTGGCTGGTCTCCGCCGAATACCGCTTCTACCAGACCTGGAATGCGCTGCACCACGGCTGGATCGGTTATCAGTTAAACCCGCAGACCAAGATGGAGTTCGGCCTGAACAAGGTGCCCTTCGGCCTGATGCCGTTCGCCTCGCATAACTTCTGGTTCAGCGGCACCTATTACATCGGCCTCGAGGATCAGTACGACCTCGGCCTCAAAGGCGTTTACAGCAAAGGCCCCTGGGACTTCGCCGCCGGCTTCTACAAAAACAGCGACTTCGGCGACAACACCGACACCGGCCGTTACTCCATCGACGTCATACAGGGTGCAACCAGCAAGGTGGGCGGCTACGCCGGCTATGATCCGAACAGCAACAACATGGCCACCAACGAACTGGCCACCCGCCTGGCGTACACCTTCGGCAAGGGTTCCGACGCCAGCACCGAGGTCGGCCTTTCCGCCCAGGCCGGCCAGCTGTACAACAGCGACACCCGCAAGAACGGCGACCATTTCGCCGTGGCGGCGCACCTGGACGGGCACTACGGGCGCTGGAACCCGCAGCTCGAGGTCGGGCGCTATCAGTACAACCCCAAGAACCCCGCCGGCGTGCAGAGCGACACCATCAACATGGGCGCCTACAACTACGCCTGGGGCGTGCCGGCCAGCGCCACCTTCGGCATCGTCAACCTGGCGTACAAGCTGCCGGTGAGCTGGGGGCCGCTGAACTCGCTGACCTTCTATTCCGACAACACCGTCATCCAGCCCGACAAGGACAAGTTCAACACCATCTGGCAGAACGTCATCGGCACGATGATCGCTTCCGGTCCGGTGTATACCTACATCGACCTGATCTCCGGCAAGAACATGATCTTCGACGGCGGCAACATGGTGTCGACCACCAGCGAAAAGCGTATGACCCGCCTCAATATCAACGTCGGCTACTACTTCTAAGCAGCCGACTCACCCGGCGCAGGGACGCGCCATCCCCCTCCGCAACCCGTATTCACGGGATGTAATCACGTTGTCATCTGCATCCCTAAAATAGGAAGATTGAATCGCAGTCCGTCCACACCGGCAGCACCGATGCATTTGTGCGACCTCACCATGTTCTATGCCCCGCACAGCGGGGGTGTCAGACGCTACCTCGACGCCAAGCACGACTGGCTTGCGCGCCACACGCTGGTCCGCCATACCCTGCTGACGCCCGGCCCCTATCGTGGCCTGCTGGCGCCGCACCAGCACACGCTGTGCGCGCCGCCGCTGCCGTTTTCCGACGGGTACCGTTTTCCGCTGCGCACCCGCCCCTGGGTGAAATATCTGCTGGAGCTGTCGCCCGACCTGATCGAGGCCGGCGACCCCTACCGGCTCGGCTGGGCGGCGCTCGAGGCCGGCCAGCGTCTCGGCATTCCCACCATCGGCTTCTACCACTCCGACCTGCCGCGCCTGATCGCGGCGCGCTTCGGCAACTGGACGCAGGCGGTCACCCGCCGTTACGTGCGGCATCTGTACCGGCGCTATGACCAGGTACTGACCCCCAGCCAGGTGATGCGCGATCAGCTGCTGGAATTCGGGGTGGACAACGTGCAGGTGCAGCCGCTGGGCGTGGACGCCGAACGTTTTCATCCGCGGCGGCACAGCGAACACCTGCGCCGCGAACTCGGCCTGCCGCGCAAGTCGCGGCTGCTGATCTTCGCCGGCCGCAATGCGCGCGAAAAGCACATCGACCGTCTCGTCGAGGCCTTCCGGCTGCTGGGACCGGACTATCACCTGCTGCTGGTCGGCCCGGAAATGCCCTGTCCGTCCGTATCCAACATCAGCGCCTTCGCGCGCTACGTCGGCGCCGCCGAACTCTCGCGCCTGCTCGCGGGCAGCGACGCCCTGGTCCACGCGGGAGACACGGAGACCTTCGGCCTCATCGTGCTCGAGGCCATGGCCAGCGGTATCCCCGTCGTGGGCGTGAACGCCGGCGCGGTGCCTGAACTGGTCACGCCCGAGACCGGCGTACTGTCGCCCTCATGTGCGGCGCGTGATCTGGCCGATGCGGTCATCGCGCTGTTCGAACAGGATGTCGCCGCCATGGGGCACGCGGCGCGCCAGGCCGTGGAGGCCCACTGGACCTGGGACCGAACGCTCGCCCGGCTGTTCGACATCTACCTGGACCTGCTCGGCCAACCGCCTGCGGGCACGGGAACGGCGCGTGCCGCAGGCTGACCCCGCAGTCTGCGTGGTACTGCACGACGTCGCCCCCGCGACCTGGCCCAACTGCGAACGCCTGCTCGGCCAGATCGACGCACTGGGCGATATCCCGGTCACGCTGCTGGTGGTGCCCGAATATCATTACGGCCAGGCCATCGACGAATCACCGGCCTTCATCCGCGCCGTCGGGCAGCGCATAGACCGTGGCGACGAGACCGTGATGCATGGCCTGTTTCATCTCGACAACG
This is a stretch of genomic DNA from Gammaproteobacteria bacterium. It encodes these proteins:
- a CDS encoding glycine betaine/L-proline ABC transporter ATP-binding protein: IADVSFEVEEGELLVVMGLSGSGKSTLIRCLNRLNTPTRGHIYIDGEDITRYDREALLNLRRNKISMVFQHFALFPHRSIVDNAAYGLEIQGVEPAERRERATEALRLVGLEGWENATPGQLSGGMQQRVGLARALAVNPDILLMDEAFSALDPLIRRDMQHELVSLQERMKKTIVFITHDLDEALQLGDRIVLMKDGRVVQIGTSEDILNNPANAYVERFVENVDMSRVLTARSVLARARVVAFPNDGPRTVLHKMNEENYTSIIAVKRDYTLLGTLDLEAVSEAARAGQKTIDGLIHETPSVSPDEPLMNIINILADWPYTLPVTDEQNKLLGIVTRTGVMSALSENNNSTEESPAEERSGVA
- a CDS encoding proline/glycine betaine ABC transporter permease; the protein is MNDIPKFPLAHLIDIGLDWLTTHFAFITKALSHATSIAIDAIVHGLLYLPPWLLIIAVALLGWRVAGRRVGILTAAGLLFLWNLRLWEPTIETFTLVLISTLIAVAIGLPLGIAAALNRGVYRVVMPILDFMQTMPAFVYLIPAIPFFGLGAVSASVATVIFSTPPAIRLTTLGINQVPADLIEAADAFGSTRWQKLFKVQLPMAVPTIMAGVNQTIMLALSMVVIAAMIGAGGLGGEVWKAIQRLEPGKGFESGLAIVILAMILDRITQRIGRRSHSSANK
- a CDS encoding glycosyltransferase family 1 protein, which gives rise to MHLCDLTMFYAPHSGGVRRYLDAKHDWLARHTLVRHTLLTPGPYRGLLAPHQHTLCAPPLPFSDGYRFPLRTRPWVKYLLELSPDLIEAGDPYRLGWAALEAGQRLGIPTIGFYHSDLPRLIAARFGNWTQAVTRRYVRHLYRRYDQVLTPSQVMRDQLLEFGVDNVQVQPLGVDAERFHPRRHSEHLRRELGLPRKSRLLIFAGRNAREKHIDRLVEAFRLLGPDYHLLLVGPEMPCPSVSNISAFARYVGAAELSRLLAGSDALVHAGDTETFGLIVLEAMASGIPVVGVNAGAVPELVTPETGVLSPSCAARDLADAVIALFEQDVAAMGHAARQAVEAHWTWDRTLARLFDIYLDLLGQPPAGTGTARAAG
- a CDS encoding glycine betaine ABC transporter substrate-binding protein, which codes for MNRMTTLSRFALAGLFVALAALAGCSKSENNKTNGKQESEMAAPQEGSQSKNIRLVYVEWSSCVAATDVVKAVLEDQGFNVTTTSVSAAAMYAAIADGDADAMVCAWLPSTQANYYAKTKDKLVNLGPNMVGTQLGLVVPDYVTIDSIPQLKDNASKFDDRIVGIDPGAGEMGLTQKVIKDYDLPLKLISGSGATMTAALKSAIDNHQWIVVTGWTPHWMWARWDLKYLKDPKGIYGTAENIDTLVREGLKKDMPKAYKILDAFNWKPADMQKVMAWNQEANANASEDAQRWVKENPKLVSSWLQ